A genomic window from Agrobacterium larrymoorei includes:
- a CDS encoding histidine phosphatase family protein: MLVYVIRHGQTDWNAIRRLQGQKDIPLNDFGRSQAVGNGKTLAAILGPTATEFDYVASPLGRTRETMELVRGAMGLDPIDYRTDERLVEVSFGDWEGYTLPELKLSFPDRVKARKAAKWDFIPPGQNAESYEILSWRIGAWLSSVERKTVCVCHGGVIRSMFRLVSGMDKDEAAEIPIPQDKILKVETDKNLAEWVDVRETV; encoded by the coding sequence GTGCTGGTCTATGTTATCCGCCACGGACAGACAGACTGGAACGCGATCAGAAGGCTTCAAGGCCAAAAGGACATCCCTCTTAACGATTTCGGCCGCTCCCAAGCGGTCGGCAACGGCAAGACCCTCGCCGCTATTCTCGGCCCGACAGCCACGGAATTCGATTACGTCGCAAGTCCCCTTGGCCGCACGCGTGAAACCATGGAACTTGTGCGCGGTGCGATGGGACTTGATCCTATAGACTACCGCACCGATGAGCGCCTCGTCGAAGTGTCCTTCGGCGACTGGGAAGGCTACACCCTCCCCGAACTCAAGCTTTCCTTTCCTGACCGCGTCAAAGCGCGCAAGGCGGCGAAATGGGATTTCATTCCTCCGGGCCAGAATGCCGAAAGCTATGAGATACTTTCCTGGCGCATCGGCGCCTGGCTTTCATCCGTCGAGCGCAAGACCGTTTGTGTTTGTCATGGCGGTGTGATCCGCAGCATGTTCCGGCTGGTCTCTGGCATGGACAAGGACGAAGCGGCTGAAATTCCCATTCCACAGGACAAGATATTGAAAGTCGAGACCGACAAGAATCTGGCCGAATGGGTTGACGTCAGAGAAACCGTCTAG
- the fabI gene encoding enoyl-ACP reductase FabI, translating into MAQTSGLMAGKRGLIMGVANNRSIAWGIAKACADAGAELAFTWQGDALKKRVEPLAQELGAFMAGHCDVTDLETVDAVFSNLEAHWGKIDFVVHAIAFSDKDELTGRYLDTSRDNFNRTMDISVYSLAAVAKRAEPIMNDGGSILTLTYYGAEKVMPNYNVMGVAKAALEASVRYLAVDLGNRGIRVNAVSAGPIKTLAAAGIGDFRYILKWNEYNAPLKRTVSIEEVGKSALYLLSDLSTGVTGEVHHVDSGYHAIGMKAVDAPDISVVKD; encoded by the coding sequence ATGGCTCAGACATCCGGCCTGATGGCCGGCAAGCGCGGTCTCATCATGGGCGTCGCAAACAATCGTTCGATTGCCTGGGGCATTGCCAAGGCTTGCGCCGATGCCGGTGCCGAACTTGCCTTCACCTGGCAGGGTGACGCATTGAAGAAGCGCGTTGAGCCTTTGGCCCAGGAACTGGGCGCCTTCATGGCCGGCCACTGCGATGTCACCGATCTCGAAACGGTCGACGCTGTCTTTTCCAATCTCGAAGCCCATTGGGGCAAGATCGACTTCGTCGTGCACGCCATCGCGTTTTCCGACAAGGACGAGTTGACGGGTCGCTACCTCGACACGAGCCGCGACAACTTCAACCGCACCATGGACATCTCCGTCTATTCTCTGGCAGCCGTTGCAAAGCGCGCCGAGCCGATCATGAATGACGGCGGCTCGATTTTGACGCTGACCTATTATGGCGCTGAAAAGGTCATGCCGAACTACAACGTCATGGGCGTCGCCAAGGCAGCGCTCGAAGCAAGCGTGCGTTATCTGGCGGTCGATCTCGGCAACCGCGGCATTCGCGTCAACGCCGTCTCCGCCGGCCCGATCAAAACGCTTGCCGCTGCTGGCATTGGCGATTTCCGCTATATCCTGAAGTGGAACGAGTACAACGCACCGCTCAAGCGCACCGTTTCCATCGAGGAAGTCGGCAAGTCTGCGCTTTACCTGCTCTCGGACCTCTCGACCGGCGTGACGGGTGAAGTGCATCATGTGGATTCGGGCTATCACGCAATCGGCATGAAGGCTGTAGACGCGCCGGACATCTCCGTCGTAAAAGACTAA